A genomic stretch from Candidatus Thiothrix anitrata includes:
- a CDS encoding restriction endonuclease subunit S, giving the protein MIYALREDNLLHKVKTTCCGSPRELPKSLKKGTSITQAKTIIGDIPVVAGGISYAYKHNQYNREKNTITISASGANAGFINFWREKIFASDCTTIREKSNIDIVFIFNFLKTIQADIFLLARGSAQPHVYPDDIKNIKIPVPPMEIQQTIVRECEAVDAEYEKAKQVITDGQQTISSTIEQVYRARHSQVEIGKLAIDVQYGISQAMNTTKIGYKIFRMNEIFNNRMTDTGDMKYVDISAEEFQKYRLNKSDILFNRTNSIEWVGKTGIFELDGDYCFASYLIRVVIDTAKAEPYFVNAMMNSATFQTEAKANAARAINQANINASKMKAIKIPVPPLDEQQRIVAEITVLEQKIKAAQAVMDGATARKAAIVKKHL; this is encoded by the coding sequence TTGATCTACGCTTTGCGCGAGGACAATCTTTTGCATAAGGTCAAAACTACATGTTGTGGCTCACCACGGGAATTACCGAAGAGCCTTAAAAAAGGCACTTCAATTACTCAAGCAAAAACAATAATTGGAGATATACCTGTTGTTGCTGGAGGTATCAGTTATGCCTACAAACACAATCAATATAACCGAGAAAAAAACACTATAACAATAAGTGCGTCAGGTGCAAATGCTGGCTTTATCAACTTTTGGCGAGAAAAAATATTTGCATCTGACTGTACAACTATTCGTGAAAAATCCAATATAGATATAGTCTTTATATTTAACTTCTTAAAAACCATTCAAGCTGATATTTTCTTATTAGCAAGAGGCTCTGCTCAACCTCATGTTTACCCAGATGATATAAAGAATATAAAAATCCCTGTGCCGCCGATGGAGATACAACAAACTATCGTCCGTGAATGCGAAGCTGTTGATGCGGAATATGAGAAAGCTAAACAAGTTATAACAGATGGGCAACAGACAATAAGCAGCACGATAGAGCAAGTTTACCGTGCTAGACACTCACAAGTTGAAATCGGCAAGTTAGCGATAGATGTCCAATACGGCATTTCTCAAGCAATGAACACGACTAAAATCGGCTACAAGATTTTTCGTATGAATGAAATTTTCAACAATCGTATGACCGATACAGGTGATATGAAATACGTTGATATTTCAGCAGAAGAATTTCAGAAATACCGACTAAACAAAAGTGATATTTTATTCAACCGCACCAACAGCATTGAATGGGTTGGTAAAACAGGTATTTTTGAACTGGATGGTGATTACTGCTTTGCCTCTTATCTCATTCGTGTTGTGATTGATACCGCAAAAGCTGAACCGTATTTCGTTAATGCCATGATGAATTCAGCAACCTTCCAAACCGAAGCAAAAGCCAATGCTGCCCGTGCCATCAACCAAGCCAATATCAACGCCAGCAAAATGAAAGCTATCAAAATTCCTGTACCGCCGTTAGATGAGCAGCAGCGAATTGTTGCGGAAATTACGGTATTGGAGCAAAAGATTAAAGCGGCGCAGGCGGTGATGGATGGCGCAACAGCGCGGAAGGCGGCGATTGTGAAGAAACACCTATGA
- a CDS encoding transposase, with protein MTFLNSIPAHLKATVKRVCCDMHEGYSNAIKETLPHAHIVVDRFHVAQYYNKAVDNLRKETLTTLKKNLPEDIYQQYCQGMLWPFRHHFWSLDAEQQAQVSHFLGYAPELKQAWLLRHELTATFMKYQTKAEAKQQLDAWKQKVTESGLSCFDKFLTLLETWQDSITNYFEDRHTSGFVEGLNNKLKVIKRRCYGLLDVKRFFQQIQIDLRFARGQSFA; from the coding sequence GTGACGTTTCTCAACAGCATTCCCGCGCACCTGAAAGCCACGGTAAAGCGCGTTTGCTGCGATATGCATGAAGGTTACAGCAACGCCATCAAGGAAACGTTGCCCCATGCGCACATCGTGGTTGACCGTTTCCATGTGGCACAATACTACAACAAGGCGGTGGACAATTTGCGCAAAGAAACGCTGACAACACTCAAGAAAAACCTTCCAGAGGACATCTACCAACAGTACTGTCAGGGGATGTTATGGCCGTTTCGTCACCATTTCTGGTCGCTGGACGCCGAACAACAAGCACAAGTCAGCCATTTCTTGGGCTATGCGCCAGAACTGAAACAAGCATGGCTGTTACGTCATGAACTGACGGCAACCTTCATGAAATACCAAACCAAAGCCGAAGCCAAACAACAATTGGATGCTTGGAAACAGAAAGTGACGGAATCAGGGCTAAGCTGTTTCGATAAATTCCTGACCTTGCTCGAAACTTGGCAAGACAGCATTACCAACTATTTTGAAGACCGGCATACGTCGGGTTTTGTCGAAGGCTTGAACAACAAGCTTAAAGTCATCAAACGACGCTGTTATGGCTTGTTGGATGTTAAACGATTTTTTCAGCAGATTCAGATTGATCTACGCTTTGCGCGAGGACAATCTTTTGCATAA
- a CDS encoding DUF2058 domain-containing protein: protein MASLHEQLLKAGLIDKSKADAAEREQRKKAHNHTAKAQKKAHKTGESLVDEAKLLAEKALQEKAERSKELNRIQREQAQQKAIQAQVKQLIELNRIDRKHGGLAYQFADGSKVKKIYVTDLLQDQLAYGVIALVKFGDGYELVPRQIAEKIAQRDAACILVQNAGSLEQQAAAADDPYADFKIPDDLMW from the coding sequence ATGGCATCACTACACGAGCAACTCCTCAAAGCTGGCTTAATCGACAAATCCAAAGCCGATGCGGCTGAGCGCGAGCAGCGTAAAAAAGCCCATAATCATACCGCTAAAGCCCAAAAGAAAGCCCATAAAACCGGCGAATCGTTAGTGGACGAAGCCAAGTTATTAGCGGAAAAAGCCTTGCAAGAAAAGGCTGAACGTTCCAAAGAACTCAACCGCATCCAACGCGAACAAGCCCAACAAAAAGCCATTCAAGCACAAGTTAAACAACTGATTGAGCTGAATCGGATTGACCGCAAGCACGGTGGTTTGGCTTACCAATTTGCCGATGGCAGCAAGGTGAAAAAAATCTACGTTACTGATTTACTGCAAGATCAACTCGCTTACGGGGTGATTGCTTTGGTCAAATTCGGTGACGGTTACGAGCTGGTTCCGCGCCAAATTGCGGAAAAAATTGCGCAACGCGATGCCGCTTGTATTCTAGTGCAAAATGCGGGCAGTCTGGAACAACAGGCAGCCGCCGCAGACGACCCTTACGCCGATTTCAAAATCCCTGACGATTTGATGTGGTAA
- a CDS encoding ATP-binding protein codes for MTYNAEDLLVPDTSPQDIHRVRLADYFETRYKKTIDDAGLCWEGVIRNLSLGKDGKLNLAGLLLFGKNPQQFRPAFMVKAVYIDGTDIASQHYRDSEDIEGCLLDQYERSLAFITRNLHRLQAGQGINSLGKLEIPEITLQEVLVNALIHRDYFISAPIRILMFIDRVEIISPGHLPNHLTIEQIRFGLSNMRNPIIASHATRQMPYRGLGSGIPRALENYAAIQLIDDRSGNQFKVIIQRPILEKP; via the coding sequence ATGACCTACAACGCCGAAGATTTACTTGTTCCCGATACCAGCCCTCAAGACATTCACCGTGTCCGGCTTGCCGATTACTTTGAAACACGCTACAAAAAAACTATTGATGATGCTGGTTTATGTTGGGAAGGGGTGATTCGTAACCTCAGTTTGGGTAAAGATGGTAAGTTAAACCTAGCAGGCTTGCTTTTGTTCGGCAAAAATCCGCAACAGTTCCGCCCCGCGTTTATGGTAAAAGCGGTTTACATCGACGGTACGGACATTGCTTCCCAACACTACCGCGATAGCGAAGATATTGAAGGTTGCCTGCTTGACCAATACGAACGCAGCCTTGCTTTCATCACCCGTAACTTGCACCGTTTACAGGCGGGACAGGGCATCAATAGCCTCGGCAAACTAGAAATTCCCGAAATCACTTTGCAGGAAGTGTTGGTTAATGCCCTTATTCACCGCGATTATTTTATTTCCGCGCCTATCCGCATCCTGATGTTTATCGACAGGGTAGAAATCATTAGCCCCGGTCATTTGCCCAACCATTTAACCATTGAGCAAATTCGTTTTGGCTTATCCAATATGCGTAATCCGATCATTGCCTCACACGCTACACGGCAAATGCCTTATCGCGGATTGGGCAGTGGCATTCCTCGTGCTTTAGAAAATTACGCGGCAATTCAGTTGATTGACGATCGCTCAGGCAATCAGTTCAAAGTCATCATTCAGCGTCCGATCCTAGAAAAACCATGA
- a CDS encoding helix-turn-helix domain-containing protein, with protein sequence MTATFQIPLDIPDVHILSTRSGEKGEFILEVESSLNATTCRRCGREITEFHGYDQPILLRHLPVFGRDVWIEIRPKRYRCPHCDDHPTTTQRLSWHEPRSPHTKAFDAWLVSMLGNSTVSDVSRRCHVGHDAVEGAVNRCIRAKVDWADYTQLRTLGIDEIALKKGHKDFVAIITTLDKNDQVCVLAILPIV encoded by the coding sequence ATGACCGCAACCTTCCAAATTCCGCTCGACATTCCCGATGTTCACATACTATCAACCCGTTCTGGTGAAAAGGGTGAATTCATCCTAGAGGTGGAAAGCAGCCTGAACGCGACGACTTGCCGCCGTTGTGGGCGGGAGATCACGGAGTTTCATGGTTATGATCAACCGATCCTGCTGCGCCACCTGCCGGTATTTGGGCGTGATGTATGGATAGAAATCCGCCCCAAACGTTACCGTTGCCCTCACTGTGATGATCACCCGACCACAACTCAACGACTAAGCTGGCACGAACCACGTAGCCCGCACACCAAAGCGTTTGATGCTTGGTTGGTGAGCATGTTGGGTAATTCCACGGTAAGCGATGTTAGCCGCCGTTGCCATGTCGGGCATGATGCGGTGGAAGGGGCGGTTAATCGTTGCATCCGTGCCAAGGTGGACTGGGCGGATTACACCCAATTACGCACCTTGGGTATTGACGAGATAGCCCTGAAGAAAGGTCACAAGGATTTTGTCGCGATCATCACCACCTTGGATAAGAACGACCAAGTTTGTGTACTGGCAATCCTACCGATCGTCTAA
- a CDS encoding lysylphosphatidylglycerol synthase domain-containing protein yields MMTQQNPSALKAWQQPLGWLLLIVWVGGVEYLLGWGNVLAVWDKVNPTTLVVAFVLLLLAYALAAWRLYDYFPQALQGKGLATWRLLSVHVLRRQFFPTHAGEGGFPAAMKHEFGVTHADSISALLWFRFLDIHAALAFLIYPLLVVTPLRRLAIPVIAVWVVLPLLVYLLRNVIEARFAGRDGYFSQLVQQTLYGLPDNWSEFWRSWLMTWASWMVKLLTLAWLLGQFLPDVTWNMRLTAVVLGELASALPLFVPLSAGLYEGGIIAGLLPVSSLQPIAIAAINVHLFVLVVMLVGGLLATLLGKLRG; encoded by the coding sequence ATGATGACACAACAGAACCCTAGTGCGCTCAAAGCTTGGCAACAACCGCTGGGCTGGTTGCTATTAATCGTGTGGGTCGGCGGGGTGGAGTACTTGCTGGGCTGGGGAAATGTCCTTGCTGTTTGGGATAAGGTGAACCCGACGACACTGGTGGTGGCCTTTGTATTACTGTTATTGGCCTACGCATTAGCAGCTTGGCGGCTGTATGATTATTTTCCTCAGGCATTACAAGGCAAAGGTTTGGCGACATGGCGGTTGCTTTCAGTACACGTGTTGCGTCGTCAGTTTTTCCCGACACATGCCGGTGAGGGTGGTTTCCCGGCGGCAATGAAACACGAGTTTGGGGTTACCCATGCTGATTCAATATCGGCTTTGCTGTGGTTTCGTTTTTTGGATATTCATGCAGCTCTCGCGTTCCTCATTTATCCGTTGTTGGTGGTAACGCCGTTGAGACGTTTGGCGATTCCGGTGATTGCGGTGTGGGTGGTATTACCGTTGCTGGTGTATTTGCTGCGTAATGTAATTGAGGCGCGATTTGCGGGGCGTGATGGTTATTTTAGCCAATTAGTACAGCAAACGCTTTACGGATTGCCGGATAACTGGAGTGAGTTTTGGCGCAGTTGGCTGATGACTTGGGCAAGTTGGATGGTGAAATTGCTGACATTGGCGTGGTTGTTGGGGCAATTTTTACCGGATGTCACTTGGAACATGCGCCTCACTGCGGTGGTTTTGGGTGAATTAGCCAGTGCCTTGCCGCTGTTCGTCCCATTGAGTGCGGGATTGTATGAGGGCGGTATTATCGCGGGATTACTGCCGGTCAGTTCGCTGCAACCCATTGCGATTGCCGCGATTAATGTGCATTTATTCGTGTTGGTAGTGATGTTAGTCGGTGGCTTATTGGCGACTTTGCTGGGCAAGTTGCGTGGTTAA
- the ubiB gene encoding ubiquinone biosynthesis regulatory protein kinase UbiB, producing MKPFTRILRLWTINSVFIRHGLDELVFNIPFMRPLAFVYHISPWNWGKQETRPRGERIRRALEDLGPIFIKFGQMLSTRRDLLPDDIAAELTRLQDRVPPFSSLEARKMIEKAYGKSVTEVFQRFETDPLASASIAQVHAAQLWDGKEVVVKVLRPGIDKTIRQDVELMYLMAGLLQRYWKEARRLRPVDVVAEYEKTIFDELDMMREAANASQIRRNFEANPTLYVPEIYWDYTHPNVIVMERIYGVPVGDIPRLRELGVNFKRLGELGVEIFFTQVFRHNFFHADMHPGNIFIDPSNPNDPQYIAVDFGIVGTLSPADKRYLAENFYAFFQRDYKRVAELHVESGWVPPSTRVDEFESAIRSVCEPIFNLPIKDISFGQFLLRLFQTARRFNMEVQPQLVLLQKTLLNIEGLGRQLYPDLDLWSTAKPFIERWMDEQVGVRALFNGAKVNLPKFLENLPYMPNMLHDIMQQTTQHKLKMQWESQQLEAMRQEMRRSQRINQTLIVIGILAFLGVQIFNAYR from the coding sequence ATGAAACCCTTCACCCGCATCCTGCGTCTGTGGACGATCAACAGTGTCTTTATCCGCCACGGCTTGGACGAACTCGTTTTCAACATCCCCTTCATGCGCCCGCTGGCGTTTGTTTATCACATTTCCCCTTGGAATTGGGGTAAACAAGAAACTCGCCCACGTGGGGAACGCATCCGCCGCGCTTTGGAAGATTTAGGGCCCATTTTCATCAAATTTGGGCAAATGCTTTCCACCCGCCGCGATTTATTGCCGGACGACATTGCGGCTGAATTGACCCGTTTGCAAGACCGCGTGCCGCCGTTTTCCAGTCTCGAAGCGCGGAAAATGATTGAAAAGGCTTACGGCAAATCCGTCACCGAAGTGTTCCAACGGTTTGAAACCGACCCGCTGGCATCCGCTTCCATCGCTCAAGTCCATGCCGCACAATTGTGGGATGGCAAAGAAGTGGTGGTGAAAGTGTTGCGCCCCGGCATCGACAAAACCATCCGCCAAGATGTGGAACTGATGTATTTAATGGCGGGTTTGCTGCAACGCTACTGGAAAGAAGCCCGCCGCTTGCGCCCGGTGGACGTGGTTGCCGAATATGAAAAAACCATTTTCGACGAACTCGATATGATGCGCGAAGCCGCGAATGCCAGCCAAATTCGCCGCAATTTCGAGGCAAATCCCACCTTGTACGTGCCGGAAATTTACTGGGATTACACTCACCCCAATGTGATTGTGATGGAGCGCATTTACGGTGTACCAGTGGGCGATATTCCACGCTTGCGCGAGTTGGGGGTGAATTTCAAACGGCTGGGCGAATTAGGTGTGGAAATCTTTTTTACTCAAGTATTCCGCCACAACTTTTTTCACGCGGATATGCACCCCGGCAATATTTTCATTGACCCTAGTAATCCGAATGACCCGCAATACATCGCGGTGGATTTCGGCATTGTCGGCACGCTGTCTCCAGCGGATAAACGTTATCTGGCGGAAAACTTCTATGCCTTTTTCCAGCGTGATTACAAACGGGTAGCAGAATTACACGTAGAATCGGGCTGGGTTCCGCCTTCCACTCGTGTGGATGAATTTGAATCGGCGATTCGTTCGGTATGTGAACCGATTTTCAACCTGCCGATTAAAGACATATCTTTTGGGCAGTTTTTGCTGCGCCTGTTCCAGACTGCACGACGTTTTAATATGGAAGTGCAACCGCAATTGGTTTTGCTGCAAAAAACCTTGCTGAATATCGAAGGCTTAGGTCGCCAGCTTTATCCTGATTTGGATTTGTGGTCGACCGCTAAACCGTTTATTGAACGCTGGATGGATGAGCAAGTCGGGGTGCGTGCTCTGTTCAATGGCGCAAAAGTAAACTTACCGAAGTTCCTTGAAAACTTGCCCTACATGCCGAATATGTTGCACGACATTATGCAGCAAACCACCCAGCACAAGCTCAAAATGCAGTGGGAGTCGCAGCAACTGGAAGCGATGCGTCAGGAAATGCGGCGTTCCCAGCGTATCAATCAAACCTTGATTGTGATTGGTATCCTCGCTTTTTTGGGTGTGCAAATCTTTAACGCCTATCGCTAA
- the hemW gene encoding radical SAM family heme chaperone HemW, producing the protein MTHIPLALYIHIPWCIRKCPYCDFNSHAAASGLPESAYVQALLANLASELPHVWGRKLESIFIGGGTPSLFSAESIDELLCGIRALMPFRPNLEVTLEANPGTFEQDKFRGFREAGINRLSVGIQSFNPTHLQALGRVHNREEALRAADIARTAGFDNFNLDLMFGLPQQTLAEAMQDLQQAMDLQPTHLSWYQLTLEPNTLFYKQPPPLPDDDLVADMQFAGQTLLNAANYQQYEVSAYAQPQQQCRHNRNYWEFGDYLAIGAGAHGKITHPADGSVTRYHNYRQPSEYLQHAPQGNARSGTQTLTTVDLSFEFMLNALRLRDGFALPLFSERTGLSVEHLQTGLDKAVQRGLLSLTGEQVQPTEHGWQFLNEVMQLFLED; encoded by the coding sequence ATGACCCACATCCCTCTTGCCCTCTACATCCACATCCCTTGGTGCATCCGCAAATGCCCGTATTGCGATTTCAACTCGCACGCCGCCGCCAGTGGTTTGCCGGAGTCGGCGTATGTGCAAGCTTTGCTCGCCAACCTTGCCAGCGAATTACCGCACGTCTGGGGACGCAAGCTGGAATCCATCTTCATTGGCGGCGGCACACCCAGCCTGTTTTCAGCGGAAAGTATTGACGAATTGCTGTGCGGTATCCGCGCCCTGATGCCGTTTCGCCCCAATCTGGAAGTCACCTTAGAAGCCAACCCCGGCACGTTTGAGCAAGACAAATTCCGGGGATTTCGCGAAGCGGGCATCAATCGCCTGTCAGTAGGCATTCAAAGTTTCAACCCCACGCATTTACAGGCATTAGGGCGCGTTCATAACCGTGAGGAAGCATTGCGTGCGGCAGACATTGCGCGGACGGCGGGTTTCGATAATTTTAATTTGGATCTGATGTTTGGCTTACCGCAGCAAACCTTAGCCGAAGCCATGCAAGATTTGCAGCAAGCAATGGATTTGCAACCGACGCACCTGTCTTGGTATCAGCTCACCCTAGAACCTAACACCCTGTTTTACAAACAACCGCCGCCCTTGCCGGACGATGATTTAGTCGCTGATATGCAATTCGCGGGGCAAACATTACTCAACGCGGCAAATTATCAGCAGTACGAAGTCTCCGCCTACGCGCAACCACAGCAACAATGCCGCCACAACCGCAATTACTGGGAGTTTGGCGATTATCTCGCCATCGGCGCGGGCGCACACGGTAAAATCACCCACCCAGCGGATGGCAGCGTGACCCGTTACCACAATTACCGCCAACCGAGCGAATACCTGCAACACGCGCCACAAGGCAATGCCCGCAGCGGCACGCAAACACTGACTACTGTCGATTTAAGCTTTGAATTTATGCTCAATGCCCTGCGCTTACGCGACGGTTTCGCCCTACCCTTATTCAGCGAACGCACCGGTTTAAGTGTGGAACACCTGCAAACCGGCTTGGACAAAGCCGTGCAACGCGGCTTACTCAGCCTAACCGGAGAGCAAGTGCAACCTACGGAACACGGCTGGCAGTTTTTAAACGAGGTTATGCAGTTGTTTTTGGAGGATTAA
- a CDS encoding HsdM family class I SAM-dependent methyltransferase, protein MCLYAADWLDDEVVYDSHIITLRDNEKLLEERKHQKPLSYQAAQDRTERFKAWKETYLLDYATQGLFEADIPAYEIGKKNFNINDLKHISSKDTQGKHHAFATILRKYNVSGRENAFDKLINLFLCKVVDETNNAEDLKFYWKGVAYDSPFDLQDRLQVLYKEGMKQFLGEKITYIGNKEIDEAFWAYLGDEDATKNKIKEYFKELKFFTNNDFAFIEVHNEALFYQNAAVLRDIVRLFQDTRIKGETRNQFLGDMFEIFLDQGIKQSEGQFFTPMPITRFIIACLPLEKVILDNQHPPKCLDYACGAGHFLNELATQMQPYVDQHQKGDIGDFYREIEGIEKEYRLSKVAKVSAFMYGQDNIKITYADALSKAANTPKSSYSVLVANPPYSVKGFLETLSEEEREGYLLTNTVQNTANNNSIETFFIERAKQLLAGDGVAGIIVPSSILSNADSTYIATREILLKYFDIISMCEFGSGTFGKTGTNTVTLFLRRKAAQPQPADHYRNRVNQWFTKPADTNEQQRQGIFQDEHFIQKYCRHIGVELNDYKTILMGETEGEANKELMQVEMFTEYRKAFDNLTSTVQRKKQKSYKDMGEHDQAIEMRKKLMAYIQGIEKEKLYYFVLATINPNKVVIVKSPSDTKEAKNFLGYEWSNAKGNEGIKLMTDAAGKHLTPLYDEDNPRNSDKINHYIERAFLGESLDNIPDHLQVFITPARLVDMLDFTRTDFNKQLSLSPKKAVEVDTKWELIKLDDICEIKKGSSVIPVVSHNI, encoded by the coding sequence TTGTGCCTGTACGCTGCCGATTGGTTAGATGATGAGGTGGTTTATGACAGCCATATAATCACGCTACGTGATAATGAAAAACTGCTAGAGGAACGTAAACACCAAAAGCCACTCAGTTACCAAGCCGCACAAGATCGAACCGAACGTTTCAAAGCATGGAAAGAAACCTATTTGCTGGACTATGCCACGCAAGGCTTGTTTGAAGCGGATATTCCCGCGTATGAAATAGGCAAAAAGAATTTCAACATCAATGATCTAAAACACATTTCCAGCAAGGATACCCAAGGCAAACACCATGCGTTCGCCACTATTTTACGCAAATACAATGTATCGGGGCGTGAAAACGCGTTTGACAAACTCATCAACTTGTTTTTATGCAAGGTGGTAGATGAAACCAATAATGCCGAAGACTTGAAGTTTTATTGGAAAGGTGTCGCTTACGATTCACCGTTTGACCTACAAGACCGTTTACAAGTGTTGTATAAAGAAGGTATGAAGCAATTTCTCGGCGAGAAAATCACCTACATTGGCAACAAAGAAATTGATGAAGCATTCTGGGCGTACTTAGGTGACGAAGATGCCACCAAGAATAAAATCAAGGAATACTTTAAAGAACTCAAATTTTTTACCAATAATGACTTCGCCTTTATTGAAGTTCACAACGAAGCATTATTTTACCAAAATGCAGCGGTATTGCGTGACATTGTGCGCTTGTTTCAGGACACCCGAATCAAAGGTGAAACCCGCAATCAGTTTCTCGGCGATATGTTCGAGATATTCCTTGATCAAGGCATTAAGCAAAGCGAGGGGCAATTCTTCACGCCCATGCCCATTACTCGTTTCATCATTGCCTGCTTGCCGTTAGAAAAAGTGATCCTTGACAACCAACATCCCCCCAAATGCCTAGACTATGCATGTGGGGCAGGACATTTCTTAAATGAATTGGCAACGCAAATGCAACCTTACGTTGACCAGCACCAAAAAGGCGACATTGGTGATTTTTACCGTGAGATTGAGGGAATTGAGAAAGAATACCGCCTGTCAAAGGTCGCCAAAGTATCCGCGTTTATGTATGGACAAGATAACATCAAAATCACCTATGCGGATGCATTGTCCAAAGCAGCCAATACACCGAAAAGCAGCTATTCAGTATTGGTAGCTAACCCGCCTTATAGCGTCAAAGGTTTCTTGGAAACCTTGAGCGAAGAGGAACGCGAAGGCTATTTATTAACGAACACCGTGCAAAATACGGCAAATAACAATTCTATCGAAACGTTTTTCATTGAACGTGCCAAGCAATTGCTGGCTGGAGATGGCGTAGCGGGGATTATTGTCCCATCTTCCATTTTGTCGAACGCGGATTCTACTTACATTGCTACCCGTGAAATTCTGCTGAAGTATTTTGATATTATTTCCATGTGTGAGTTCGGTTCAGGGACGTTTGGCAAAACAGGCACAAATACGGTAACACTGTTTTTACGACGCAAAGCGGCACAGCCGCAACCTGCCGATCATTACCGTAATCGGGTGAATCAGTGGTTCACTAAACCCGCTGACACCAATGAACAGCAACGTCAAGGCATTTTTCAGGATGAACATTTCATTCAAAAATATTGCCGTCATATCGGGGTTGAATTAAACGATTATAAAACGATATTAATGGGCGAAACCGAAGGTGAAGCGAATAAGGAGCTGATGCAAGTCGAGATGTTTACCGAATATCGCAAAGCCTTTGATAATCTTACCAGCACCGTACAGCGTAAGAAACAAAAGTCCTATAAAGATATGGGTGAACACGATCAAGCGATTGAAATGCGTAAAAAACTGATGGCTTACATTCAGGGCATTGAAAAGGAAAAACTTTATTATTTTGTATTAGCCACGATCAACCCCAATAAAGTCGTGATTGTCAAAAGTCCTTCTGATACCAAAGAAGCCAAAAACTTTTTGGGGTATGAATGGAGCAATGCCAAAGGCAACGAAGGCATCAAACTCATGACTGACGCAGCGGGCAAACACCTCACCCCGCTCTACGACGAAGACAATCCGCGCAACTCTGACAAAATCAACCACTACATCGAACGCGCCTTTTTAGGTGAATCGCTCGACAACATCCCCGACCACCTACAAGTATTCATCACCCCTGCCCGCTTGGTCGATATGCTCGACTTCACCCGCACCGACTTCAACAAACAACTCAGCCTTTCCCCCAAGAAAGCTGTTGAGGTAGATACAAAATGGGAATTAATCAAACTTGACGATATATGTGAAATTAAAAAAGGCTCTTCGGTAATTCCCGTGGTGAGCCACAACATATAG
- a CDS encoding cytochrome b/b6 domain-containing protein, translating into MQQENIRCIPVWSGWVRLTHWLIAFGVLFQIVSAWAIQHGNVDYAFWRDWHIIGGQLLLISVVGRIILLFLLPGSGHWRALLPDKAQWDGLLQMARFYLSFGKFPLPNWFAHNPLWRQLYPLLWLVLIAACATGLVYNAPYTLAGLSMHSLHGNLAVLISGFVILHVLAAFLHDLKGKGAAISGMINGLRYFHVAAAHKPPPETPFKGSTPPVYVSVDSIKRQ; encoded by the coding sequence ATGCAACAAGAAAATATACGCTGCATTCCCGTGTGGTCGGGTTGGGTGCGGTTAACCCATTGGCTGATCGCGTTTGGGGTGCTGTTTCAAATCGTAAGTGCTTGGGCGATTCAACACGGCAATGTCGATTACGCTTTTTGGCGCGACTGGCACATAATCGGTGGGCAATTGCTGTTAATCAGTGTGGTGGGGCGGATTATTTTGCTGTTTTTATTGCCAGGAAGCGGACATTGGCGAGCGTTATTACCGGATAAAGCGCAGTGGGATGGGCTGTTGCAAATGGCACGTTTTTACCTGAGTTTTGGAAAATTTCCGTTGCCAAACTGGTTCGCGCACAATCCGCTGTGGCGGCAATTGTACCCACTGTTGTGGTTGGTGTTGATCGCAGCTTGTGCTACGGGATTGGTGTATAACGCGCCGTATACCTTGGCGGGTTTATCCATGCACAGCTTGCACGGCAATTTAGCTGTGCTGATCAGCGGCTTTGTGATTTTGCACGTGCTGGCGGCGTTTTTGCACGATTTGAAAGGCAAAGGCGCGGCAATTTCGGGCATGATTAACGGTTTGCGCTATTTCCACGTCGCTGCGGCGCATAAACCACCGCCGGAAACGCCGTTTAAGGGCAGTACCCCGCCAGTTTATGTGTCGGTGGATAGTATTAAGCGGCAGTAA